One stretch of Micromonospora echinospora DNA includes these proteins:
- a CDS encoding DUF397 domain-containing protein has protein sequence MGQHPKGDFDSSRAVWQRAEGDNSEGAVEVAFVDDLIGMRNSAEPNGPVLVFTQAEWDAFVAGAQDGEFDLD, from the coding sequence ATGGGTCAGCACCCCAAGGGTGATTTCGACAGTTCCCGGGCGGTCTGGCAGCGGGCGGAGGGGGACAACTCCGAGGGCGCGGTCGAGGTGGCCTTCGTGGACGACCTGATCGGCATGCGCAACTCCGCCGAGCCGAACGGGCCGGTGCTGGTCTTCACCCAGGCCGAGTGGGACGCCTTCGTGGCGGGCGCCCAGGACGGCGAGTTCGACCTGGACTGA
- a CDS encoding cytochrome P450 — protein sequence MSTMPSDRSPDSTLAFIREGYRFVGSRYDRLGTDIFQTRLLLRPTICLRGRDAAELFYDEERFVRHGAMPMRGQRTLTGVGGVQGLDGQAHRVRKAMFMSIMTRAAIRRLGEIFDEQWRARIPAWSRTGPVVLYDEVGEILTRTVWAWAGVPLAEDDVPRRAAEMHAMIEAPAALGPRHWRGRLGRHRAQRWAGNLIEGVRAGTVPAPEGSALAVVAEHRDERGRPLPRRIAAVELLNVLRPTVAVDRYVVFAALALHDHPHWRDRLPGDDAATERFVQEVRRYYPFFPVTAARVRRSFQWRGHTFPQGRRVLLDLYGTNHHPDLWPEPERFRPERFTGWRDDPFGLIPQGGGDHFTGHRCAGEWITIELMKRAVTNLTGAMDYRVPPQDLALDLGAMPALPPSGLVLDGVRPVDGAHRADGVRPLR from the coding sequence ATGAGCACCATGCCCAGCGACCGGAGCCCGGACAGCACACTCGCCTTCATCCGGGAGGGCTACCGCTTCGTCGGCTCCCGCTACGACCGCCTCGGCACCGACATCTTCCAGACCCGGCTGCTGCTGAGACCGACGATCTGCCTGCGCGGCCGGGACGCCGCCGAGCTGTTCTACGACGAGGAGCGGTTCGTACGGCACGGCGCCATGCCGATGCGCGGGCAGCGCACGCTCACCGGTGTCGGCGGCGTGCAGGGACTCGACGGCCAGGCGCACCGGGTCCGCAAGGCGATGTTCATGTCGATCATGACGCGGGCCGCGATCCGCCGCCTCGGGGAGATCTTCGACGAGCAGTGGCGGGCCCGGATCCCGGCCTGGTCCCGCACCGGACCGGTGGTGCTCTACGACGAGGTGGGCGAGATCCTGACCCGTACGGTCTGGGCCTGGGCCGGGGTGCCGCTTGCCGAGGACGACGTGCCGCGCCGCGCCGCCGAGATGCACGCGATGATCGAGGCCCCGGCCGCGCTGGGCCCCCGGCACTGGCGCGGACGGCTCGGCCGCCACCGCGCGCAACGCTGGGCCGGCAACCTGATCGAAGGTGTACGCGCGGGCACGGTGCCCGCCCCGGAGGGCAGCGCGCTGGCGGTCGTCGCCGAGCACCGGGACGAGCGGGGACGGCCGCTGCCCCGCCGGATCGCCGCTGTGGAACTGCTCAACGTGCTGCGCCCCACCGTCGCGGTGGACCGGTACGTGGTCTTCGCCGCGCTGGCGCTGCACGACCACCCGCACTGGCGGGACCGGCTGCCCGGCGACGACGCCGCGACCGAGCGGTTCGTGCAGGAGGTACGCCGCTACTACCCGTTCTTCCCGGTCACCGCGGCCCGGGTACGCCGCTCGTTCCAGTGGCGGGGACACACGTTCCCGCAGGGCCGGCGGGTGCTGCTCGACCTGTACGGCACCAACCACCACCCCGACCTCTGGCCGGAGCCGGAGCGGTTCCGGCCGGAGCGTTTCACCGGCTGGCGCGACGACCCGTTCGGCCTGATCCCGCAGGGCGGCGGCGACCACTTCACCGGCCACCGCTGCGCCGGCGAGTGGATCACCATCGAGCTGATGAAGCGGGCCGTGACGAACCTGACCGGCGCGATGGACTACCGGGTACCGCCGCAGGACCTGGCACTCGACCTCGGCGCCATGCCGGCGCTGCCGCCCAGCGGGCTGGTGCTCGACGGCGTACGCCCGGTCGACGGAGCACATCGGGCCGACGGGGTGCGCCCGCTGCGCTGA
- the rsfS gene encoding ribosome silencing factor, giving the protein MTVSERAHELAVAAAQAAADKKAQDIVIIDVGDQLAITDAFLLAAAPNERQVLAIVDAIEERLLELPEKAKPVRREGERGGRWVLLDYVDIVIHVQHTEEREFYALDRLWKDCPQIPFVDRDLADSAAGTAAAE; this is encoded by the coding sequence GTGACAGTTTCCGAGCGCGCGCACGAGCTGGCGGTGGCCGCCGCCCAGGCCGCGGCCGACAAGAAGGCACAGGACATCGTCATCATCGACGTGGGTGACCAGCTCGCGATCACCGACGCGTTCCTGCTGGCCGCCGCTCCGAACGAGCGTCAGGTGCTCGCCATCGTCGACGCCATCGAGGAGCGCCTGCTGGAGCTGCCGGAGAAGGCCAAGCCGGTGCGCCGCGAGGGCGAGCGGGGTGGCCGCTGGGTGCTGCTCGACTACGTCGACATCGTGATCCACGTCCAGCACACCGAGGAGCGCGAGTTCTACGCGCTCGACCGGCTCTGGAAGGACTGCCCGCAGATCCCGTTCGTGGATCGCGACCTGGCCGACTCGGCCGCCGGCACCGCCGCCGCCGAATGA
- a CDS encoding DegV family protein, whose amino-acid sequence MPVAVVTDSTAYLPSDLVRARGLTVVPLTVVLNGAEGLEGVETSPADATRALSARRVSVSTSRPAPEQFAQVYRTLLAEGADGVVSVHLSAELSGTVEAARLAAAEVGDDRVTVVDSRSTGMGLGFPALAAAAAAAQGADLTGVRDAALDAVARTTIYFYVDTLEFLRRGGRINAAEALLGTALSVKPIMHMPDGAIVVKDKVRTASRGVARLVDLAVETAGDAQVDVAVHHLAAPQRAEQLLTALTERLGDRLHDTYVTEAGAVVAAHAGPGLACVVVHRRTS is encoded by the coding sequence ATGCCCGTCGCGGTCGTCACCGACTCCACCGCCTATCTGCCCTCCGACCTGGTCCGCGCACGCGGGCTCACAGTCGTCCCGCTGACCGTCGTCCTCAACGGCGCCGAAGGGCTGGAGGGCGTCGAGACCTCACCCGCCGACGCCACCCGCGCGCTGAGCGCTCGGCGGGTCTCGGTGAGCACGTCCCGGCCCGCGCCGGAACAGTTCGCGCAGGTCTACCGCACGCTGCTCGCCGAGGGCGCCGACGGCGTGGTGTCGGTGCACCTGTCCGCCGAACTGTCCGGCACTGTCGAGGCCGCCCGGCTGGCCGCCGCCGAGGTCGGCGACGACCGCGTCACCGTCGTGGACAGCCGATCCACCGGCATGGGCCTCGGCTTCCCGGCGCTCGCCGCCGCCGCGGCCGCCGCGCAGGGCGCCGACCTGACCGGGGTACGCGACGCGGCGCTGGACGCGGTCGCCCGGACCACCATCTACTTCTACGTCGACACGCTCGAGTTCCTGCGCCGGGGCGGCCGGATCAACGCGGCCGAGGCGCTGCTCGGCACCGCCCTCTCGGTGAAGCCCATCATGCACATGCCGGACGGCGCGATCGTGGTGAAGGACAAGGTCCGTACCGCCAGCCGGGGAGTCGCACGTCTGGTCGACCTCGCCGTCGAGACAGCCGGGGATGCCCAGGTGGACGTGGCGGTGCACCACCTCGCCGCGCCGCAGCGGGCCGAGCAGTTGCTGACGGCGCTGACCGAGCGGCTGGGCGACCGCCTGCACGACACGTACGTCACCGAGGCCGGAGCGGTGGTCGCCGCGCACGCCGGACCCGGGCTGGCATGCGTGGTGGTCCACCGCCGCACCTCCTAG
- the nadD gene encoding nicotinate-nucleotide adenylyltransferase, translating into MEEDIRRVGIMGGTFDPIHHGHLVAASEVADRFGLDEVVFVPTGQPWQKAEEAVTPAEDRYLMTVIATASNPRFQVSRVDIDRGGPTYTVDTLRDLHAEYGAKAQLFFITGADALERILSWKDLDEALELAHFIGVTRPGFELTDKHLPADSVSLVQVPAMAISSTDCRARVARGEPVWYLVPDGVVQYIAKRRLYQR; encoded by the coding sequence GTGGAGGAAGACATCCGGCGGGTCGGCATCATGGGCGGCACGTTCGACCCGATCCACCACGGGCACCTGGTGGCGGCGAGCGAGGTGGCCGACCGGTTCGGTCTGGACGAGGTGGTCTTCGTGCCGACCGGACAGCCGTGGCAGAAGGCGGAGGAAGCGGTCACCCCGGCCGAGGACCGTTATCTGATGACGGTGATCGCCACCGCCTCCAACCCGCGCTTCCAGGTGAGCCGGGTCGACATCGACCGCGGCGGCCCCACCTACACCGTCGACACGCTGCGCGACCTGCACGCCGAGTACGGCGCGAAGGCGCAGCTGTTCTTCATCACCGGCGCGGACGCGCTGGAGCGCATCCTCTCCTGGAAGGACCTGGACGAGGCGCTCGAACTGGCCCACTTCATCGGCGTGACCCGGCCCGGCTTCGAACTCACCGACAAGCACCTGCCGGCCGACTCGGTCAGCCTGGTGCAGGTGCCCGCGATGGCGATCTCCTCGACCGACTGCCGCGCCCGGGTCGCCCGGGGCGAACCGGTGTGGTACCTGGTGCCCGACGGTGTGGTGCAGTACATCGCGAAACGGCGGCTCTATCAGCGGTGA
- a CDS encoding histidine phosphatase family protein: MTRLIIWRHGNTDWNAASRVQGQTDVPLNDLGREQAHAAAPVLAALRPDAIVASDLRRAADTAAALAALTGLPVRTDARLRERHFGQWQGLTLTEAAERFPDEYARWRAGAPDPGADIESLHDLGERLGAAFRDAAGLAAGGTVVVTTHGGGARQGVGHLLGWDHTVLRSLGSLANCHWTELRRNDVRGWHLRAHNVGLVTQAALTDAV, encoded by the coding sequence ATGACCCGCCTGATCATCTGGCGGCACGGCAACACCGACTGGAACGCCGCGAGCCGCGTCCAGGGCCAGACCGACGTGCCACTCAACGACCTCGGCCGGGAGCAGGCCCACGCCGCAGCTCCGGTGCTCGCCGCGCTGCGCCCGGACGCGATCGTCGCCAGCGACCTGCGCCGGGCCGCCGACACCGCCGCCGCGCTCGCCGCGCTGACCGGGCTGCCGGTCCGCACCGACGCCCGGCTGCGGGAACGGCACTTCGGCCAGTGGCAGGGCCTCACCCTGACCGAGGCGGCCGAGCGGTTCCCCGACGAGTACGCCCGCTGGCGGGCCGGCGCCCCCGACCCCGGCGCCGACATCGAGAGCCTGCACGACCTGGGCGAACGGCTCGGCGCAGCCTTCCGGGACGCCGCCGGCCTGGCCGCCGGCGGCACTGTCGTGGTGACCACGCACGGCGGCGGCGCCCGGCAGGGCGTCGGGCACCTGCTCGGCTGGGACCACACAGTGCTGCGCAGCCTCGGCTCGCTGGCGAACTGCCACTGGACCGAGCTGCGCCGCAACGACGTCCGGGGCTGGCATCTGCGAGCGCACAACGTCGGTCTGGTCACCCAGGCGGCGCTCACCGACGCGGTCTGA
- the pepN gene encoding aminopeptidase N, protein MPSLTRAEATARRASIDVESYHVDLDLTGDAERFRSAVTIRFRATPGAETFVDVKPRRLLTARLNDRDLDPALLAGDRLPLTSLAATNTLAVEAEMAYSNTGEGLHRFVDPADGETYLYAMSFLDDGPRIFAAFDQPDLKAPVTLTVTAPAEWTVAANGPLVDRPAPGRWEFAPTEPLATYFVTLIAGPWHVLRAEHDGIPLGLYCRRSLAAHLDADADEIFTVTRQCLDRFHQLFAERYPFGKYDQAFVPEFNAGAMENPGLVTIRDDYVFRSAVTDTQRELRATTIAHEMAHMWFGDLVTMRWWDDLWLNESFAEYLGTRVTAEATRFDRAWTTFASRRKAWGYTADQRPSTHPVAPEEVADTAQALLNFDGISYAKGASVLRQLVAWLGDDAFLAGLNAHFAAHRFGNATLADLLSSLGAASGRDLDGWAERWLRRAQVNTLRIDTAVDTGGRWTDVAIVQTAPASHPVLRPHRIGVAHHTADGPARRYAVDLDPDADGGRTPLPELVGQPATGLLLPNAGDLTFAKIRLDPASADAVPTLLPGLADPLARALLWGEALDAVTDGERPAGALAALIAAALPAETEVTIVEDVLLLSRRLIDRYLDPLARDAALLRVATACAALLDSAPAGGSLQLAAARGLIAATTDTAMLTGWLAGKEVPSGLAVDTDLRWAVLRRLVVLGAAGTPQIDAEADADRSATGAEQATACRAALPDPDAKRAAWEIVTRSTELSNRLVEAAAEGFWQPEQAELTAGYVQRYFTDIPAAARLRTPWVADAVTVAAYPRYAVAQPTRELAAALLARDDLTPGLRRWVTDLDDDMRRALVARTAVAAASA, encoded by the coding sequence ATGCCGAGCCTCACCCGTGCAGAGGCGACCGCGCGCCGCGCGTCGATCGATGTCGAGTCCTATCACGTGGACCTCGACCTGACCGGCGACGCCGAGCGGTTCCGCTCCGCCGTCACCATCCGGTTCCGGGCCACCCCCGGCGCCGAGACCTTCGTCGACGTCAAGCCCCGCCGACTCCTCACCGCCCGCCTCAACGACCGCGACCTCGATCCGGCCCTGCTCGCCGGCGATCGGCTGCCGCTGACCAGCCTGGCCGCGACCAACACGCTCGCCGTCGAGGCCGAGATGGCCTACTCCAACACCGGCGAAGGGCTGCACCGCTTCGTCGACCCGGCCGACGGCGAGACCTACCTCTATGCGATGTCCTTCCTGGACGACGGGCCGCGCATCTTCGCCGCGTTCGACCAGCCCGACCTGAAGGCGCCGGTGACGCTGACCGTCACCGCACCGGCGGAGTGGACTGTTGCCGCCAACGGGCCGCTCGTCGACCGGCCGGCGCCCGGGCGCTGGGAGTTCGCCCCCACCGAGCCGCTCGCCACCTACTTCGTCACGCTGATCGCCGGGCCCTGGCACGTACTGCGCGCCGAGCACGACGGCATCCCGCTCGGCCTCTACTGCCGGCGCTCGCTCGCCGCCCACCTGGACGCCGACGCCGACGAGATCTTCACAGTCACCCGGCAGTGCCTCGACCGCTTCCACCAGTTGTTCGCCGAGCGCTACCCGTTCGGCAAGTACGACCAGGCGTTCGTTCCCGAGTTCAACGCCGGCGCGATGGAGAACCCGGGCCTGGTCACGATCCGCGACGACTACGTCTTCCGCTCGGCGGTCACCGACACGCAGCGGGAGCTGCGCGCCACCACGATCGCCCACGAGATGGCGCACATGTGGTTCGGCGACCTGGTCACCATGCGCTGGTGGGACGACCTCTGGCTCAACGAGTCGTTCGCGGAGTACCTCGGCACCCGGGTCACCGCCGAGGCGACCCGGTTCGACCGGGCGTGGACCACGTTCGCGAGCCGCCGCAAGGCCTGGGGCTACACCGCCGACCAGCGCCCCTCCACCCACCCGGTCGCGCCGGAGGAGGTGGCCGACACCGCCCAGGCGCTGCTCAACTTCGACGGCATCTCGTACGCCAAGGGCGCCAGCGTGCTGCGCCAGCTCGTCGCCTGGCTCGGCGACGACGCGTTCCTGGCCGGGCTGAACGCGCACTTCGCCGCGCACCGGTTCGGCAACGCCACGCTCGCTGACCTGCTGTCCAGCCTGGGCGCCGCGAGCGGCCGCGACCTGGACGGCTGGGCCGAGCGCTGGCTGCGCCGCGCGCAGGTGAACACGTTGCGGATCGACACCGCTGTGGACACCGGCGGGCGGTGGACCGACGTGGCGATCGTGCAGACCGCCCCGGCCAGCCACCCGGTCCTGCGGCCGCACCGCATCGGCGTGGCCCACCACACCGCCGACGGCCCGGCCCGCCGGTACGCCGTCGACCTCGACCCGGACGCCGACGGCGGCCGTACGCCGCTGCCCGAGCTGGTCGGGCAGCCCGCCACCGGGCTGCTGCTGCCGAACGCCGGTGACCTGACGTTCGCCAAGATCCGGCTCGATCCGGCCTCGGCGGACGCGGTGCCGACGCTGCTGCCCGGCCTCGCCGACCCGCTGGCCCGGGCGCTGCTCTGGGGCGAGGCGCTGGACGCGGTCACCGACGGGGAACGCCCGGCCGGCGCGCTGGCCGCGCTGATCGCGGCGGCGCTGCCCGCCGAGACCGAGGTGACGATCGTCGAGGACGTGCTGCTGCTCAGCCGCCGGCTGATCGACCGCTATCTCGACCCGCTCGCCCGGGACGCGGCGCTGCTGCGGGTGGCGACCGCCTGCGCGGCGCTGCTCGACTCGGCTCCCGCGGGCGGCTCGCTGCAGCTCGCCGCGGCGCGGGGTCTGATCGCCGCCACCACCGACACCGCGATGCTCACCGGCTGGCTGGCCGGCAAGGAGGTGCCGTCGGGGCTGGCCGTGGACACCGACCTGCGCTGGGCGGTGCTGCGCCGGCTGGTGGTGCTCGGCGCGGCCGGTACACCGCAGATCGACGCCGAGGCCGACGCCGACCGCAGCGCCACCGGCGCCGAGCAGGCAACCGCGTGCCGGGCCGCGCTGCCCGACCCTGACGCGAAGCGGGCCGCCTGGGAGATCGTCACCCGCAGCACCGAGCTGTCCAACCGCCTGGTCGAGGCGGCCGCCGAGGGCTTCTGGCAGCCCGAGCAGGCCGAGCTGACCGCCGGGTACGTGCAGCGCTACTTCACCGACATACCGGCGGCGGCGCGGCTGCGTACCCCGTGGGTGGCCGACGCGGTCACGGTGGCCGCGTATCCCCGCTACGCCGTGGCGCAGCCCACCCGGGAACTGGCCGCGGCGCTGCTGGCCCGCGACGACCTGACGCCCGGCCTGCGGCGGTGGGTGACCGACCTGGACGACGACATGCGCCGGGCGCTGGTGGCCCGGACAGCGGTGGCCGCCGCGTCGGCCTGA
- a CDS encoding SDR family NAD(P)-dependent oxidoreductase: protein MSVRSYVVTGGGRGVGRAIVERLAADGGVVVVVERDPGALDWLAGHPLTDRLHAVTGDAGDEAVTGLAADRAEAYAPLAGWVNNAAVFRDADLHRVPASEVVDLIALNLRPAVAGSGTAVRRFLAARTGGAIVNVSSHQARRAVPGALPYATAKAAVEGLTRALAVDYGPHGIRANAVALGSVHTERHAAYLAGLDPAEVAHVDAEMARLHPLGRIGRTDEVAEVVAFLLSDRASFVNGATVPVDGGRAALGLDPEAR, encoded by the coding sequence ATGAGCGTTCGGTCGTATGTCGTCACCGGCGGGGGACGGGGCGTCGGACGGGCGATCGTCGAGCGGCTGGCCGCCGACGGCGGCGTGGTGGTCGTGGTCGAACGGGACCCGGGCGCGCTGGACTGGCTGGCCGGGCATCCGCTCACCGACCGGCTGCACGCCGTGACCGGGGATGCCGGCGACGAGGCGGTCACCGGCCTGGCCGCCGACCGCGCCGAGGCGTACGCGCCGCTGGCCGGCTGGGTCAACAACGCCGCCGTCTTCCGCGACGCCGACCTGCACCGCGTGCCCGCGAGCGAGGTGGTCGACCTGATCGCGCTCAACCTGCGGCCCGCCGTGGCCGGGTCCGGCACCGCCGTACGCCGGTTCCTGGCCGCCCGGACCGGCGGGGCGATCGTCAACGTCTCGTCCCACCAGGCCCGCCGGGCGGTGCCGGGCGCGCTGCCGTACGCCACCGCCAAGGCCGCGGTGGAAGGGCTGACCCGGGCGCTCGCCGTCGACTACGGCCCGCACGGGATCCGTGCCAACGCGGTCGCGCTCGGCTCCGTCCACACCGAACGGCACGCCGCCTACCTGGCCGGACTCGACCCGGCTGAGGTCGCGCACGTCGACGCGGAGATGGCCCGGCTGCACCCGCTCGGCCGGATCGGGCGTACCGACGAGGTGGCCGAGGTGGTCGCGTTCCTGCTCTCCGACCGCGCCTCGTTCGTCAACGGCGCGACGGTGCCGGTCGACGGGGGACGGGCCGCGCTCGGCCTGGACCCGGAGGCGCGCTGA
- a CDS encoding helix-hairpin-helix domain-containing protein produces the protein MGPGSPERDGGREHPFGANHWSAEPDADDGPPHDAPVVARGLASRLPGPGAFDPGRRGVRALAAVAAVVVVVAAVWAWRSRPSTEPVQPVTASSEAPVRAASEAATGVPASAGSPGQVVVAVAGKVRRPGLVRLPAGARLADAVEAAGGALPGVDVALLNPARKVTDGELILVGVTAPPGPAAGPAAAGAGGAPGGPPAPAGPVNLNTATLAQLDALPGVGPVLAQRILDHRDQHGGFRSVSDLRQVDGIGDARYEQLKELVTV, from the coding sequence CTGGGTCCCGGTTCCCCGGAGCGCGACGGCGGGCGGGAGCATCCGTTCGGCGCGAACCACTGGTCCGCCGAGCCGGACGCCGACGACGGCCCGCCCCACGATGCCCCGGTGGTCGCGCGCGGCCTGGCGTCCCGGCTGCCCGGGCCCGGGGCGTTCGACCCCGGCCGCCGGGGTGTGCGTGCGCTCGCGGCGGTGGCGGCAGTGGTGGTCGTGGTGGCCGCCGTCTGGGCCTGGCGCTCGCGTCCGAGCACCGAACCCGTCCAGCCGGTGACGGCGTCCTCCGAGGCGCCGGTGAGGGCCGCGAGCGAGGCGGCCACCGGGGTGCCCGCGTCAGCCGGCTCACCCGGTCAGGTGGTCGTCGCGGTGGCCGGGAAGGTCCGCCGCCCCGGCCTGGTCCGGCTACCGGCCGGGGCCCGGCTGGCCGACGCCGTCGAGGCGGCCGGCGGGGCGCTGCCCGGCGTCGACGTGGCGCTGCTCAACCCCGCCCGCAAGGTCACTGATGGCGAGCTGATCCTGGTCGGCGTGACCGCCCCACCGGGACCGGCGGCCGGGCCCGCCGCGGCGGGTGCCGGCGGTGCGCCGGGTGGTCCGCCGGCGCCGGCCGGGCCGGTCAACCTGAACACCGCGACGCTCGCCCAGCTCGACGCGCTGCCGGGCGTCGGCCCGGTGCTCGCCCAGCGGATCCTCGACCACCGGGACCAGCACGGCGGCTTCCGGTCCGTGTCCGACCTGCGCCAGGTCGACGGCATCGGCGACGCCAGGTACGAGCAGCTCAAGGAACTGGTGACGGTGTGA
- a CDS encoding ComEC/Rec2 family competence protein: MSGRSATASPVLDGGPAHVRDAPDLRLAGSAVAAWLAALAGLHLTVRATVWMAAVAAALALLAGLRRCGVLGRPGEPARRYGWIAVAVLLGVVCGAAATGARLAIRDATAVRALVTEGAVVTADLVLRDDPRPVRGAPGRPPMLLVRVDLVRLTGGDGARVTGPVRALVLATDPAWRPLLPGQRVTTQGRLSAPRGGDLTAAVLSAADPPTLRGSASWPQRAAGALRSGLQRACEPLPDAPGGLLPGLVVGDISRLLPEVEDDFRATGMTHLNAVSGSNVAIVVGAVLLLARWARAGPRTAATLCVLALVGFVILVRPSPSVVRAAAMGAIGLAALAAGRSRSALPALAAAVTGLILYDPDLAGDPGFALSVCATGGLLLLAPGWRDALRRRGVPAGLAEALAVPAAAQLACGPVIAGLSATVSLVAVPANLLAVPAVAPATVLGVLAAVLSPVWPGGAEFLAWLASWPARWLVAVAAYGADLPAGNLPWAGGVAGALLLAAVSAALLLAFRRRRARRLIVVVAVAVVLGAVPVRLLASGWPPRGWVVVACAVGQGDAVVLPVAAGRAVVVDAGPDPSGVDACLRRLRVREVSLLVVSHFHVDHIGGVAGVFRGRRVGAVVGPSWSEPPYGAAQVREAARRAGAPLAAAQAGWRWRAGAVDLVAIGPPYPLRGSRSDPNNNSLVLTATVAGVRILLAGDAETEEQRAMLETMPAAAIRADVLKVAHHGSAYQDPEFIGAVRPAVALVCVGVDNDYGHPNAGLLDRLTRGGARVLRTDTGGDLAAVRVGAGLAVVTRGPDPVRQR; the protein is encoded by the coding sequence GTGAGCGGCCGGAGTGCCACTGCCTCGCCCGTCCTCGACGGTGGCCCTGCGCACGTCCGCGACGCGCCCGATCTGCGGCTGGCCGGGTCCGCGGTGGCCGCGTGGCTCGCCGCGCTGGCCGGGCTGCACCTCACCGTCCGGGCGACCGTGTGGATGGCCGCCGTCGCCGCCGCGCTCGCCCTTCTGGCGGGCCTGCGCCGCTGCGGCGTGCTCGGTCGGCCGGGGGAACCGGCCCGCCGTTACGGCTGGATCGCGGTCGCCGTGCTGCTCGGCGTCGTCTGCGGGGCGGCCGCCACCGGCGCCCGGCTCGCGATCCGCGACGCCACAGCGGTACGCGCGCTTGTGACCGAAGGTGCAGTGGTCACCGCCGATCTGGTGTTGCGCGACGATCCGCGTCCGGTACGCGGCGCCCCCGGCCGGCCACCGATGCTGCTGGTCCGAGTCGACCTGGTCCGCCTCACCGGAGGCGACGGCGCGCGGGTCACCGGCCCGGTACGCGCACTGGTGCTGGCCACCGACCCGGCCTGGCGGCCGCTGCTGCCGGGTCAGCGGGTCACCACCCAGGGGCGGCTGTCCGCCCCGCGCGGCGGTGACCTGACCGCCGCCGTGCTCTCCGCGGCCGACCCGCCCACGTTGCGCGGCAGCGCGTCCTGGCCCCAGCGGGCAGCCGGTGCGCTGCGATCAGGGCTCCAACGCGCCTGTGAGCCGCTGCCGGACGCGCCGGGCGGGCTGCTGCCCGGACTCGTGGTGGGGGACATCAGCCGGCTGCTGCCCGAGGTGGAGGACGACTTCCGGGCCACCGGGATGACGCACCTCAACGCGGTGTCCGGCTCCAACGTGGCGATCGTCGTCGGGGCCGTGCTGCTGCTGGCCCGCTGGGCTCGTGCCGGCCCGCGTACCGCCGCCACGCTGTGCGTGCTCGCCCTGGTCGGGTTCGTCATCCTGGTACGGCCCTCGCCGAGCGTGGTGCGCGCCGCCGCGATGGGTGCGATCGGGCTCGCCGCGCTGGCCGCCGGGCGGTCCCGGTCGGCGCTGCCCGCGCTCGCCGCGGCGGTCACCGGGCTGATCCTGTACGACCCGGACCTCGCGGGCGACCCGGGGTTCGCGTTGTCGGTCTGTGCCACCGGGGGACTGCTGCTACTCGCGCCGGGATGGCGGGACGCGCTGCGCCGCCGGGGCGTCCCGGCCGGGCTGGCCGAGGCGCTCGCCGTGCCGGCCGCCGCGCAGCTCGCCTGCGGCCCGGTGATCGCCGGACTGTCCGCGACGGTGAGCCTGGTGGCGGTGCCGGCGAACCTGCTGGCGGTGCCGGCCGTCGCGCCGGCCACTGTGCTCGGTGTGCTGGCGGCGGTGCTGTCGCCGGTGTGGCCGGGCGGTGCGGAGTTCCTGGCCTGGCTGGCGAGTTGGCCGGCGCGCTGGCTGGTGGCGGTCGCCGCGTACGGGGCGGACCTGCCGGCCGGGAACCTGCCCTGGGCGGGCGGCGTGGCCGGCGCCCTGCTGCTGGCGGCGGTGAGCGCGGCGCTGCTGCTCGCCTTCCGCCGACGCCGGGCCCGGCGGCTGATCGTGGTCGTCGCGGTGGCGGTCGTGCTGGGCGCGGTGCCGGTCCGGCTGCTGGCCTCCGGCTGGCCGCCGCGCGGCTGGGTGGTGGTGGCGTGCGCGGTGGGGCAGGGGGACGCGGTCGTGCTGCCGGTCGCGGCCGGCCGGGCCGTGGTGGTGGACGCCGGACCGGACCCGTCCGGCGTGGACGCCTGTCTGCGCCGCCTCCGCGTACGCGAGGTGTCGCTGCTGGTGGTCAGTCACTTCCACGTCGACCACATCGGCGGCGTGGCCGGGGTGTTCCGGGGCCGGCGGGTGGGCGCGGTGGTGGGTCCGTCCTGGTCCGAGCCGCCCTACGGCGCCGCCCAGGTCCGTGAGGCGGCCCGCCGGGCCGGTGCGCCGCTCGCTGCCGCCCAGGCGGGCTGGCGATGGCGGGCGGGAGCGGTGGACCTGGTCGCGATCGGGCCGCCATACCCGCTGCGGGGCAGCCGGTCGGATCCGAACAACAACTCGCTCGTCCTGACCGCCACCGTGGCCGGGGTACGGATCCTGCTCGCCGGTGACGCCGAGACGGAGGAGCAGCGGGCGATGCTGGAGACGATGCCGGCCGCCGCGATCCGGGCCGACGTGCTGAAGGTGGCCCACCACGGCTCGGCGTACCAGGATCCGGAGTTCATCGGCGCGGTGCGCCCGGCGGTGGCGCTGGTGTGCGTCGGCGTCGACAACGACTACGGGCATCCCAACGCCGGGCTGCTGGACCGGCTGACCCGGGGCGGCGCGCGGGTGCTGCGTACCGACACCGGCGGTGACCTGGCCGCTGTTCGCGTCGGCGCCGGCCTCGCCGTGGTGACGCGCGGCCCCGACCCGGTACGACAGCGGTGA